Proteins encoded in a region of the Brevefilum fermentans genome:
- a CDS encoding M20 family metallopeptidase, with amino-acid sequence MTAETIENLTRTFLMDLIRIPSTRGNEGEAAKYVYQAFKPLVDQVELLPIDDSIMEDPHYAFPLPGFTYKDSFNVECVIRGKNPDKTVVFNAHLDVVPPNEGQIDPFKPKYEDGIIFGRGACDDKGPLASLYALALFLKEENIQPDCNLIFHFVVEEENGGNGTLAMVRRGVEADAAIVLEATDFVIYPAVRGAVWFTLEVYGRESHSGNTKNRISAIDKAFQAIQALKQYHQKVLNESRGIPLFDTYEDPMPLTIGQFDAGVWPASVPNKAVLKGLMGFLPNMNKKQIQDGLRNSLATHSDEWLRENFKLEFNMLNNDGYMIPIDAPVVQSLTSALKGLDLSVEIKAMTASCDAWFYNNLLNIPTVVFGPGSLIHAHARDEQIKLDDVLMGAQIFKSFIEHYSDH; translated from the coding sequence ATGACCGCTGAAACGATTGAAAATTTAACTCGAACCTTCTTAATGGATCTGATTAGGATTCCTTCTACACGCGGAAATGAAGGCGAAGCAGCAAAATACGTTTATCAAGCTTTTAAACCCTTGGTCGATCAAGTAGAATTATTGCCCATCGATGATTCGATTATGGAAGACCCGCATTATGCCTTTCCCCTTCCAGGTTTTACATACAAGGATAGTTTTAATGTTGAATGTGTAATTCGCGGAAAGAATCCTGATAAAACAGTGGTGTTTAATGCGCACCTGGATGTCGTTCCACCTAACGAGGGGCAAATCGACCCCTTCAAACCAAAATACGAGGATGGGATCATCTTTGGGCGAGGAGCCTGTGATGACAAAGGTCCTTTGGCGTCATTATATGCGTTAGCACTCTTCTTGAAAGAAGAAAACATCCAACCCGATTGCAACCTGATTTTTCATTTTGTAGTCGAAGAAGAAAATGGTGGTAATGGAACTCTTGCCATGGTGAGGAGGGGGGTGGAAGCAGATGCAGCAATTGTTCTTGAAGCAACAGATTTCGTTATTTATCCCGCTGTTCGCGGCGCTGTCTGGTTTACGCTTGAAGTTTATGGCAGAGAATCGCATTCAGGTAATACAAAAAACCGGATCAGTGCCATAGACAAAGCGTTTCAAGCAATTCAAGCTCTGAAACAATATCACCAAAAAGTACTTAATGAATCCAGAGGAATCCCACTCTTCGATACTTATGAAGACCCTATGCCACTCACTATAGGCCAATTTGATGCCGGCGTTTGGCCGGCAAGTGTGCCGAATAAAGCTGTATTAAAAGGTTTAATGGGCTTTCTTCCAAATATGAATAAAAAACAGATCCAAGATGGGCTTCGCAATAGTCTGGCAACTCATAGTGATGAGTGGCTTCGTGAAAATTTTAAACTTGAATTCAACATGCTCAATAATGATGGCTATATGATCCCAATAGATGCTCCCGTTGTGCAATCTCTCACAAGCGCGCTTAAGGGATTAGATTTATCTGTTGAAATCAAAGCCATGACCGCTTCGTGCGACGCCTGGTTTTACAATAACTTATTAAACATCCCTACAGTGGTTTTCGGTCCCGGGTCATTAATCCATGCCCATGCGAGAGATGAACAAATTAAACTGGATGATGTTCTAATGGGCGCGCAAATTTTCAAGTCATTCATAGAGCATTATTCAGACCATTAA
- a CDS encoding bifunctional 4-hydroxy-2-oxoglutarate aldolase/2-dehydro-3-deoxy-phosphogluconate aldolase, with product MPKQLRMDTLNKIIDTGLVPVFYNPDVDTSMQIIQACFEGGAKVVEFTNRGERAYSVFSTVAERLKANSPQITLGVGSIIDPYSASLFINAGADFIVGPTFNPEIARICNRLKVPYCPGCGTASEISAAEEAGVEIVKLFPGDLVGGPDFVKAVLGPMPWVRFMPTGGVDATAKSIKNWFNAGVTAVGIGSNLIRKDWVKQKEFNNIAELTANILTWIRQARAQSNYLGFEHLCLYPPDSQTADAMSQWYQDVFNLRISEEKTAYFLEGKQGSRLEISRVEYNLAAHIAINVANFEEAYQDLINKGFQLEEPLISPAVKIAFLQETDPAGHRVHIVWRK from the coding sequence ATGCCGAAGCAACTTCGCATGGACACGCTAAATAAGATTATTGATACCGGCTTGGTGCCTGTTTTTTATAATCCAGATGTTGACACATCCATGCAAATTATCCAGGCATGTTTCGAAGGCGGCGCTAAGGTTGTGGAGTTCACTAATCGAGGCGAGCGTGCATACAGCGTTTTTTCAACAGTAGCAGAGCGATTAAAGGCTAACTCTCCGCAAATCACATTGGGTGTCGGTTCGATTATCGACCCATACAGTGCGTCCCTATTTATTAATGCTGGGGCCGATTTTATAGTCGGGCCGACATTTAATCCAGAAATTGCCAGAATTTGCAATCGCTTGAAAGTTCCGTATTGCCCGGGCTGTGGCACAGCTTCAGAAATTTCTGCTGCTGAAGAAGCCGGAGTCGAAATTGTTAAACTCTTTCCAGGTGACCTGGTTGGTGGGCCAGATTTTGTAAAAGCAGTGCTGGGACCTATGCCTTGGGTCAGGTTTATGCCGACTGGTGGTGTTGATGCAACGGCAAAAAGCATTAAAAATTGGTTTAATGCTGGAGTCACCGCAGTAGGAATTGGCTCAAATTTAATTCGAAAAGATTGGGTCAAACAGAAAGAATTCAATAATATCGCTGAACTAACTGCCAATATCCTAACATGGATCAGGCAAGCGCGCGCTCAATCCAATTATCTTGGTTTTGAACACCTTTGCCTTTATCCTCCCGACAGCCAAACTGCAGATGCGATGAGCCAATGGTATCAAGATGTCTTTAATCTTAGGATCAGTGAAGAGAAAACGGCTTATTTTCTTGAGGGGAAGCAAGGTTCAAGGCTTGAAATTTCTCGGGTGGAATACAACCTTGCAGCTCATATTGCGATCAATGTCGCGAATTTTGAAGAAGCTTATCAGGATCTGATCAATAAAGGATTTCAGCTTGAAGAACCCCTGATATCGCCTGCCGTAAAAATTGCATTTTTACAAGAAACGGATCCGGCAGGGCATCGAGTGCACATTGTTTGGAGAAAATAA
- a CDS encoding zinc-dependent alcohol dehydrogenase, with amino-acid sequence MNTKSKNMIGLYKTHKGVGNLELRETSIPVIKPNEVLIEIMAAGICGTDIHIKHDLFPYYPPVILGHEFSGKILEIGQEVTLFKPGDRVVGEPHTRACGKCELCRTGNIQICAQKRSPGWGIDGAFAKYLAFPEHLLHALPDNISYEEGALIEPAANAVQDVLERAKVEPNDFVVVNGPGPIGLLSAMAARAGGAGTVVLVGTSSDKRYRIPVAEKLGFDRFIIADEQDGIKAIEEMTNGRGADLVVEASGSARAIAASVGMVRRLGRICQIGIVGKPEIAFPWDLAGWKGCTIYFNLSTGYTCWDRTIGLVASGKIDVKTLITHSYPLVEWERAFEVVESQEAIKTLIIP; translated from the coding sequence ATGAATACAAAGTCAAAAAATATGATCGGTTTGTATAAGACACACAAAGGTGTTGGCAACCTTGAATTGCGGGAAACAAGCATTCCTGTTATTAAACCTAACGAGGTCTTGATAGAGATAATGGCAGCTGGTATTTGTGGAACGGATATTCATATCAAACATGACCTTTTTCCCTACTACCCTCCAGTTATCTTGGGTCACGAATTTTCAGGAAAAATTCTCGAGATTGGACAAGAAGTTACGCTGTTCAAACCGGGGGACAGGGTTGTGGGCGAACCGCATACCCGGGCTTGTGGAAAATGCGAGTTGTGTCGAACTGGAAATATCCAAATCTGTGCTCAAAAAAGATCTCCTGGGTGGGGAATAGATGGGGCTTTTGCAAAATACCTGGCCTTCCCTGAGCATCTACTTCATGCTCTACCGGATAATATTAGTTATGAAGAAGGCGCATTAATTGAACCAGCCGCAAATGCAGTTCAGGATGTTTTGGAAAGAGCAAAAGTTGAACCCAACGACTTCGTCGTTGTTAATGGCCCTGGCCCAATTGGCTTGCTTTCTGCAATGGCTGCAAGAGCTGGTGGAGCAGGCACAGTTGTATTGGTGGGAACCTCTTCTGATAAAAGATATCGCATACCTGTTGCTGAGAAACTTGGGTTTGATCGGTTCATAATTGCAGACGAACAGGACGGAATCAAGGCAATTGAGGAAATGACTAATGGAAGAGGTGCCGATCTTGTTGTTGAAGCAAGCGGATCAGCTCGCGCAATTGCAGCCAGTGTAGGGATGGTAAGACGCTTGGGCCGCATTTGCCAAATTGGCATTGTAGGCAAACCTGAAATAGCTTTTCCATGGGATCTGGCAGGCTGGAAGGGCTGTACCATATATTTTAATCTCAGCACGGGTTATACCTGCTGGGACCGCACCATTGGTTTAGTTGCGTCTGGAAAAATTGATGTTAAAACCTTAATCACGCATTCATATCCATTGGTCGAATGGGAAAGAGCCTTTGAAGTTGTCGAATCTCAGGAAGCAATCAAAACGCTGATTATCCCATGA